A portion of the Rhodopseudomonas sp. BAL398 genome contains these proteins:
- a CDS encoding enoyl-CoA hydratase — protein MQTLNDHCAVARDPRGVVRLTIRNAGPLNILNSTVIAALREGLEALAREPGIRVLVIAGTGDKSMIGGADIKEMATLDQPSAETFITGLRDLCEAARAFPAPTIARMPGWCLGGGLEFAAACDLRVAAHDAKFGMPEVRVGIPSVIHAALLPRLIGWGRARYLLLTAANIDAPTALAWGLIDAVAQPGGLDDAVEAQVAALLQCAPQALRAQKALLQAWEELPLKESVDLSIKVFGQSYLSGEPQQLMGDFVNRKR, from the coding sequence ATGCAGACGCTCAATGATCATTGCGCCGTGGCGCGCGACCCGCGCGGCGTGGTCCGGCTGACGATCCGCAATGCCGGCCCGCTCAATATCCTGAATTCGACGGTGATCGCCGCGCTGCGCGAGGGGCTGGAGGCGCTGGCGCGCGAGCCCGGGATCCGGGTGCTGGTGATCGCCGGAACCGGCGACAAGAGCATGATCGGCGGCGCCGACATCAAGGAGATGGCGACGCTGGACCAGCCTTCGGCCGAGACGTTCATCACCGGGCTGCGCGATCTGTGCGAGGCGGCGCGCGCGTTCCCTGCCCCCACCATCGCCCGGATGCCGGGCTGGTGCCTCGGCGGCGGGCTGGAATTCGCCGCCGCCTGCGATCTCCGCGTCGCCGCCCATGACGCCAAATTCGGCATGCCGGAGGTCCGGGTCGGGATTCCCTCGGTGATCCACGCCGCACTGTTGCCGCGGCTGATCGGCTGGGGCCGCGCCCGCTATCTGCTGCTGACCGCCGCCAATATCGACGCGCCGACCGCGCTCGCCTGGGGCCTGATCGACGCGGTGGCGCAGCCGGGCGGCCTCGACGACGCCGTCGAGGCCCAGGTCGCAGCCCTGCTGCAATGTGCCCCGCAGGCGCTGCGCGCCCAGAAGGCGCTGCTGCAGGCCTGGGAGGAATTGCCGCTTAAGGAATCCGTCGATCTCAGCATCAAGGTGTTCGGCCAATCCTATCTCAGCGGCGAACCGCAGCAACTGATGGGCGATTTCGTCAACCGCAAGCGCTGA
- a CDS encoding enoyl-CoA hydratase/isomerase family protein, producing the protein MNAPMTEPDLIVRREGAAGVIRLNRPKAINAMTLEMARGIEAALDQFAADPDIALVLVEGAGERGLCAGGDIRSLYDSARSGGDLGKVFWREEYITNARIAKYPKPYVAFMDGLVMGGGVGIAAHGSHRIVTEKTRISMPEVGIGFFPDVGGTFLLSRAPGEIGTYFGLTGETMNGADALYAQFADAYVPSQAWAELRAALTQVAADAHADNVRGIIARFTETPEAGPAQRNAELIAALFGADTIEEIVAALAHHGSDFAQVTSDTLHGKSPTSLKVTLKLLRMAREASSLEQCLVNEYRAALQVFESADFVEGIRAAVIDKDRNPQWHPARIEQVTPEIVAAYFVDRGADELTFPG; encoded by the coding sequence ATGAATGCACCGATGACCGAACCCGATCTGATCGTGCGGCGCGAAGGCGCGGCCGGGGTGATCCGGCTGAACCGGCCGAAGGCGATCAACGCGATGACGCTCGAGATGGCGCGCGGCATCGAAGCCGCACTCGACCAGTTCGCGGCCGATCCGGACATCGCGCTGGTGCTGGTCGAAGGCGCCGGCGAACGCGGACTATGCGCCGGCGGCGACATCCGCAGCCTGTATGACAGCGCCCGCAGCGGCGGCGACCTCGGCAAAGTGTTCTGGCGCGAGGAATACATCACCAATGCGCGGATCGCCAAATATCCAAAGCCCTATGTGGCGTTCATGGACGGGTTGGTGATGGGCGGCGGCGTCGGCATCGCCGCGCATGGCAGCCACCGCATCGTCACCGAGAAGACCAGGATATCGATGCCGGAAGTCGGCATCGGCTTCTTCCCCGATGTCGGCGGCACCTTTCTGTTGTCGCGCGCGCCCGGCGAGATCGGCACCTATTTCGGCCTGACCGGCGAGACCATGAACGGCGCCGATGCGCTCTATGCGCAATTCGCCGACGCCTATGTGCCGTCGCAGGCGTGGGCCGAACTGCGCGCCGCGCTGACGCAGGTCGCCGCGGACGCCCATGCCGACAATGTCCGCGGCATCATCGCACGCTTCACCGAGACCCCGGAGGCCGGTCCGGCGCAGCGCAACGCCGAGCTGATCGCCGCGCTGTTCGGCGCCGATACGATCGAGGAGATCGTCGCGGCGCTGGCGCATCACGGCTCCGACTTCGCCCAGGTGACGTCGGATACGCTGCACGGCAAATCCCCGACCAGCCTCAAGGTGACGCTGAAACTGCTGCGGATGGCGCGCGAGGCCAGTTCGCTGGAGCAATGCCTGGTCAATGAATACCGCGCGGCGCTGCAGGTGTTCGAAAGCGCCGATTTCGTCGAAGGCATCCGCGCCGCGGTGATCGACAAGGACCGCAATCCGCAATGGCACCCGGCGCGGATCGAGCAGGTCACGCCCGAGATTGTCGCAGCTTATTTTGTCGACCGGGGAGCTGACGAACTGACATTCCCGGGCTAA
- a CDS encoding type II toxin-antitoxin system VapC family toxin, which translates to MSDFVVDASVAVKWFTAEVDSLVADDLSASGHRLFAPRLIMTEVANALGRKVLAGPMSMAEALDNLRSLPNYFDEMLPVDDLVAPALENSCALRHPIYDLIYLETARRLDAQLVTADRRFATKLAGSELAHHVTLLSDWHPE; encoded by the coding sequence GTGAGTGACTTCGTCGTCGATGCGAGTGTTGCGGTGAAATGGTTCACTGCGGAAGTGGATTCGCTGGTAGCCGACGATTTGTCCGCGAGCGGACACCGGCTGTTCGCACCGCGTTTGATCATGACCGAGGTGGCTAACGCGCTTGGTCGAAAGGTGTTGGCAGGACCGATGTCGATGGCGGAGGCGCTGGACAATCTCCGCTCGCTGCCGAACTATTTCGATGAGATGCTCCCGGTCGATGACTTGGTCGCGCCTGCACTGGAAAATTCCTGCGCGCTGCGTCATCCAATCTACGACCTGATCTATCTAGAGACCGCGCGGCGGCTCGACGCGCAGCTCGTCACCGCGGATCGTCGCTTCGCCACGAAACTCGCCGGCTCTGAGCTGGCGCATCATGTGACCCTGCTTTCCGACTGGCATCCCGAATGA
- a CDS encoding isobutyryl-CoA dehydrogenase, with protein MTHFALSEDQIAIRDMARDFAADNIAPHALRWDEEKAFPVAVMRQAAALGMGGIYIRDDVGGSGMTRFDAALIFEALAQGCPTTSAFISIHNMASWMIDAYGDDDQRSKWLPRLCTMELLASYCLTEPGSGSDAAALRTRAVRDGDHYVLNGQKQFISGAGEAGLYVVMVRTGQDGPGGVSTLVVESDTPGLSFGAEERKMGWNAQPTRAVIFENARVPVANRLGDEGIGFKIAMAGLDGGRINIAACSLGGAQSALDKSLSYMKERKAFGKRLDEFQALQFRLADMATELEAARTFVWRAAAALDRKDPDATMLCAMAKRFGTDVGFEVANQALQLHGGYGYLAEYGIEKIVRDLRVHQILEGTNEIMRLIVARKLIEGAR; from the coding sequence ATGACCCACTTTGCCCTCTCCGAAGACCAGATCGCGATCCGCGACATGGCGCGCGATTTCGCCGCCGACAACATAGCGCCGCATGCGCTGAGATGGGACGAGGAGAAAGCCTTCCCGGTCGCGGTGATGCGGCAAGCCGCGGCGCTCGGCATGGGCGGCATCTACATCCGCGACGATGTCGGCGGTTCGGGCATGACCCGGTTCGATGCCGCCTTGATCTTCGAGGCGCTGGCGCAGGGCTGCCCCACCACATCGGCCTTCATCTCGATCCACAACATGGCGAGCTGGATGATCGACGCCTATGGCGACGACGATCAACGCAGCAAATGGCTGCCGCGTCTGTGCACCATGGAGCTGTTGGCGAGCTATTGCCTGACCGAGCCCGGCTCGGGCTCCGACGCCGCGGCCTTGCGCACCCGCGCGGTTCGCGACGGCGATCACTATGTGCTCAACGGCCAGAAGCAATTCATCTCCGGCGCCGGCGAAGCCGGGCTCTATGTGGTGATGGTGCGCACCGGGCAGGACGGCCCCGGCGGGGTCTCGACGCTGGTGGTGGAGAGCGATACGCCCGGCCTGTCATTCGGCGCCGAGGAGCGCAAGATGGGTTGGAACGCGCAGCCGACCCGCGCCGTCATTTTCGAGAATGCGCGCGTGCCGGTCGCAAACCGCTTGGGCGACGAGGGCATCGGCTTCAAGATCGCGATGGCCGGGCTCGACGGCGGCCGCATCAATATCGCGGCCTGTTCGCTCGGCGGCGCGCAATCGGCGCTCGACAAATCGCTGAGCTACATGAAGGAGCGCAAGGCCTTCGGCAAGCGGCTCGACGAATTCCAGGCGCTGCAATTCCGCCTCGCCGACATGGCGACCGAGCTGGAAGCGGCGCGGACCTTCGTCTGGCGCGCCGCGGCGGCGCTCGACCGCAAGGATCCCGACGCCACCATGCTGTGCGCGATGGCCAAGCGCTTCGGCACCGATGTCGGCTTCGAAGTCGCCAACCAGGCGCTGCAGCTGCATGGCGGCTATGGCTATCTCGCCGAATACGGCATCGAGAAGATCGTACGCGACCTGCGGGTCCACCAGATCCTCGAAGGCACCAATGAAATCATGCGGCTGATCGTGGCTCGCAAACTGATTGAGGGCGCGCGATGA
- the mmsB gene encoding 3-hydroxyisobutyrate dehydrogenase, which produces MTDLAFIGLGNMGGPMAANLVKAGRNVAGFDLAEASCAAARADGVTIAASAIEAVKGAAVIVTMLPAGKHVRAVWAEILPHLAKGSLIIDCSTIDVESAVEAHALAAKQGIASVDAPVSGGTGGAKGATLTFMAGGAAAAFAAAKPILELMGKKIVHCGGAGAGQAAKICNNMILGISMIAVCEAFTLAEKLGLSHQALFDVASTSSGQCWSLTSYCPVPGPVPASPANNSYRPGFAAALMLKDLRLSQEASKAAGAATPLGAHAAAIYEKFEAAGHGGADFSGIINYLREQAGTSS; this is translated from the coding sequence ATGACGGATCTCGCATTCATCGGTCTCGGCAATATGGGCGGGCCGATGGCCGCCAATCTGGTCAAGGCCGGGCGCAACGTCGCCGGCTTCGACCTCGCCGAAGCCTCCTGTGCCGCCGCCCGCGCCGATGGCGTGACCATCGCGGCCTCGGCGATCGAGGCGGTGAAGGGCGCCGCGGTGATCGTCACCATGTTGCCGGCCGGCAAACATGTCCGCGCGGTGTGGGCCGAGATCCTGCCGCATCTGGCCAAGGGATCGCTGATCATCGATTGTTCGACCATCGACGTCGAGAGCGCCGTGGAGGCCCATGCGCTGGCCGCCAAGCAGGGCATCGCCTCGGTCGATGCGCCGGTGTCGGGCGGCACCGGCGGCGCCAAGGGCGCGACGCTGACTTTCATGGCCGGCGGCGCCGCCGCCGCCTTCGCGGCGGCCAAGCCGATCCTCGAACTGATGGGCAAGAAGATCGTGCATTGCGGCGGCGCCGGCGCCGGCCAGGCGGCCAAGATCTGCAACAACATGATCCTCGGCATTTCGATGATCGCGGTCTGCGAAGCCTTCACGCTGGCCGAAAAGCTCGGCCTGTCGCATCAGGCGCTGTTCGACGTCGCCTCGACCTCGTCGGGGCAATGCTGGTCGCTGACCAGCTATTGCCCGGTGCCGGGCCCGGTGCCGGCGTCGCCGGCCAATAACAGCTACAGACCGGGCTTTGCCGCCGCGCTGATGCTGAAGGATTTGCGGCTGTCGCAGGAGGCGTCGAAAGCCGCCGGTGCCGCGACGCCGCTCGGCGCCCATGCGGCGGCGATTTACGAAAAATTCGAGGCCGCCGGCCATGGCGGCGCGGATTTCTCCGGCATCATCAATTATCTGCGCGAGCAGGCGGGGACGTCGTCGTAG
- a CDS encoding phospholipase D-like domain-containing protein: protein MAITLRVHAGADDAFIAWTADFIPECRGFALKRRIKRGTSADSPHTVRAADADGFAEEIVSSWVGFADGPDVRSGTRMPTTIWPIQKYLWSDFTVNAGDIVSYRVVPMLGAWNALTEDAKQASRWSAPLTIGRSDGNISCYFNRGIVASQWLARLLPSDPDDPTKDTTAKGRKLTTIIATPGDRTRNFLAGDVRDQLVSLLERANKDKRHIYAALFELEDPELVPLLAAFGKRAHLVLGNGSVKKKGDDENKAARATLKKVCDIRDRFSAPRALAHNKFLVICGAGKKPAAVWTGSTNWTRTGLCTQANNALLIENGAVAAAYLAQWTALAKAGDATPGSLRQANATPRKPIRNKAFTLWFTPMAEPNDLEQAGALIAGAQQGVLFLMFNPGPRGSLLNDIIELASPASPHYDPQLYIQGVVNQNPGTAKNPVTLFNRGDRIDANADVVLPAAIGARLKYWTKELLKMPRAHAMVHSKVVVVDPFGEHPVVMTGSHNMGPKASGVNDENLVIVENNAALAAEYATNIMAIYNQYRWRAAQRKTPQESKWAGLADNDRWQIGAPDASPNTQAYDQRRRRELDFWFGRG, encoded by the coding sequence ATGGCTATCACGCTCAGGGTCCATGCCGGCGCCGACGATGCGTTCATCGCCTGGACGGCGGATTTCATCCCCGAGTGCCGCGGCTTCGCGCTGAAGCGACGGATCAAGCGCGGCACCAGCGCCGACAGCCCCCACACTGTGCGCGCCGCCGACGCCGACGGCTTCGCCGAGGAAATTGTCTCCAGCTGGGTCGGCTTCGCCGACGGTCCCGACGTCCGCAGCGGGACGCGCATGCCGACCACGATCTGGCCGATCCAGAAATATCTGTGGTCGGACTTCACCGTCAATGCCGGCGACATTGTCAGCTACCGGGTGGTGCCGATGCTCGGCGCGTGGAACGCGCTGACCGAAGACGCCAAGCAGGCCTCGCGCTGGAGCGCGCCGCTCACCATCGGCCGCAGTGACGGCAATATCTCGTGCTATTTCAACCGCGGCATTGTCGCCAGCCAATGGCTGGCGCGGCTGCTGCCGAGCGATCCGGACGACCCCACCAAGGACACCACCGCCAAGGGCCGCAAGCTGACGACGATCATCGCCACGCCCGGCGATCGCACCCGCAATTTCCTCGCCGGCGACGTGCGCGACCAGCTGGTGTCGCTGCTCGAGCGCGCCAACAAGGACAAGCGTCACATCTACGCCGCGCTGTTCGAGCTCGAGGACCCCGAGCTGGTGCCGTTGCTGGCGGCATTCGGCAAGCGCGCGCATCTGGTGCTGGGCAATGGCAGCGTCAAGAAAAAGGGCGACGACGAGAACAAGGCGGCCCGCGCCACGCTGAAGAAGGTCTGCGATATCCGCGACCGCTTCTCGGCGCCGCGCGCGCTGGCGCACAACAAATTCCTGGTGATCTGCGGTGCCGGCAAGAAGCCGGCCGCGGTCTGGACCGGCAGCACCAACTGGACCCGGACCGGCCTGTGCACCCAGGCCAACAACGCGCTGCTGATCGAGAACGGCGCCGTCGCCGCAGCCTATCTGGCGCAGTGGACGGCGCTCGCCAAGGCCGGCGACGCGACGCCGGGCAGCCTGCGGCAGGCCAATGCGACGCCGCGCAAGCCGATCCGCAACAAGGCGTTCACGCTGTGGTTCACCCCGATGGCGGAGCCGAACGACCTCGAACAGGCCGGCGCCCTGATCGCCGGCGCGCAGCAGGGCGTCCTGTTCCTGATGTTCAACCCCGGCCCCCGCGGCAGCCTGCTCAACGACATCATCGAACTGGCCTCGCCCGCGAGCCCGCATTACGATCCGCAGCTCTACATCCAGGGTGTGGTCAACCAGAATCCCGGCACCGCCAAAAATCCGGTGACGCTGTTCAATCGCGGCGACCGGATCGACGCCAATGCCGACGTGGTGCTGCCCGCGGCGATCGGCGCGCGATTGAAATACTGGACCAAGGAATTGCTGAAAATGCCGCGCGCCCACGCCATGGTGCACAGCAAAGTAGTGGTGGTCGATCCGTTCGGCGAGCATCCGGTGGTGATGACCGGCTCGCATAATATGGGGCCGAAGGCCAGCGGGGTGAACGACGAGAATCTCGTCATCGTCGAAAACAACGCCGCGCTGGCCGCCGAATACGCCACCAACATCATGGCGATCTACAACCAGTATCGCTGGCGCGCCGCGCAGCGCAAGACGCCGCAGGAAAGCAAATGGGCGGGGCTGGCCGACAATGACCGCTGGCAGATCGGCGCCCCCGACGCCAGCCCGAACACCCAGGCCTACGATCAGCGACGCCGGCGCGAACTCGACTTCTGGTTCGGCCGCGGCTGA
- a CDS encoding TetR/AcrR family transcriptional regulator produces the protein MRYSKEHKLETHDRIVRKASVRLREKGAHGVGVADLMKEAGLTHGGFYAHFDSREALVIEAFGYAMDRSTARWRKLVSELPPAQRLAAIVTAYLSATHRDDPGRGCAVPALGAEIARESPKTRRAFAGKLEQMIEMMSAQIADAPPKAARKQAMAALSTMVGSLVLSRIAGSGELSDAILDAGRDAVLTRPATAKPAKSPARPRKAAAKGTVKDTVKPQG, from the coding sequence ATGCGCTATTCCAAGGAACACAAGCTCGAAACCCACGACCGGATCGTCCGCAAGGCCTCGGTGCGGCTGCGCGAAAAGGGCGCCCACGGCGTCGGCGTCGCCGACCTGATGAAGGAGGCCGGCCTCACCCATGGCGGCTTCTACGCCCATTTCGATTCCCGCGAGGCGCTGGTGATCGAGGCGTTCGGCTATGCGATGGACCGTTCCACCGCGCGCTGGCGCAAGCTGGTCAGCGAGCTGCCGCCGGCGCAGCGCCTTGCCGCGATCGTCACCGCCTATCTGAGCGCGACCCATCGCGACGACCCCGGCCGCGGCTGCGCGGTGCCGGCGCTGGGCGCGGAGATCGCCCGCGAGAGCCCGAAAACCCGCCGGGCCTTCGCCGGCAAGCTGGAACAGATGATCGAGATGATGAGCGCGCAGATCGCCGATGCGCCGCCCAAGGCGGCGCGCAAGCAGGCGATGGCGGCGCTGTCGACCATGGTCGGGTCCCTGGTGCTGTCGCGCATCGCCGGCAGCGGCGAATTGTCCGACGCCATTCTGGACGCCGGCCGCGACGCCGTGCTGACCCGGCCCGCAACCGCCAAGCCGGCGAAATCGCCGGCCAGGCCGCGCAAGGCCGCCGCCAAGGGGACGGTCAAGGATACGGTCAAGCCGCAAGGCTGA
- a CDS encoding CoA-acylating methylmalonate-semialdehyde dehydrogenase — protein MRAIGHFIGGHEVKGTSGRTADVFEPMTGEVQAKVALASKAELRAAVEDAKAAQLAWGATNPQRRARVMMKFLELAQRDYDKLAELLARENGKTVPDAKGDIQRGLEVVEFACGIPHLMKGEYTEGAGPGIDIYSMRQPLGVVAGITPFNFPAMIPMWQFAPAIACGNAFVLKPSERDPGVPMALAALMIEAGLPPGILNVVNGDKEAVDAILDDADIKAVGFVGSSPIAQYIYERAAATGKRAQCFGGAKNHAIIMPDADMDQTVDALIGAGYGSAGERCMAISVAVPVGKTTADRLMEKLIPRVEALKIGPSTDPSADFGPLVTKAALERVKDYVAVGIEEGAKLAVDGRGFKMQGYENGFYMGGCLFDNVTKDMRIYKEEIFGPVLSVVRAHDYAEALALPSDHDYGNGVAIFTRDGDAARDFAAKVNVGMVGINVPIPVPIAYYTFGGWKKSGFGDLNQHGPDSIRFYTKTKTVTARWPSGVKEGAEFSIPTMN, from the coding sequence ATGCGCGCAATCGGGCATTTTATCGGCGGCCACGAGGTCAAGGGCACATCCGGACGCACGGCAGACGTGTTCGAGCCGATGACCGGCGAGGTCCAGGCCAAGGTCGCGCTGGCCAGCAAGGCCGAATTGCGCGCCGCGGTCGAAGACGCCAAGGCCGCCCAGCTCGCGTGGGGCGCCACCAACCCGCAGCGCCGCGCCCGCGTGATGATGAAATTCCTCGAACTGGCGCAGCGCGACTACGACAAGCTCGCCGAGCTATTGGCGCGCGAGAACGGCAAGACCGTGCCGGACGCCAAGGGTGACATCCAGCGCGGCCTCGAAGTGGTGGAATTCGCCTGCGGCATTCCGCATCTGATGAAGGGCGAATATACCGAGGGCGCCGGCCCCGGCATCGACATCTATTCGATGCGCCAGCCGCTCGGCGTGGTCGCCGGCATCACCCCGTTCAATTTCCCCGCGATGATCCCGATGTGGCAATTCGCCCCCGCGATCGCCTGCGGCAATGCCTTCGTGCTGAAACCCTCGGAGCGCGATCCCGGGGTGCCGATGGCGCTCGCCGCGCTGATGATCGAGGCGGGGCTGCCGCCGGGCATCCTCAATGTCGTCAATGGCGACAAGGAGGCGGTCGACGCCATTCTGGACGATGCCGATATCAAGGCGGTGGGCTTTGTCGGCTCCTCGCCGATCGCGCAATATATCTATGAGCGCGCCGCCGCCACCGGCAAGCGCGCGCAGTGCTTCGGCGGCGCCAAGAACCACGCCATCATCATGCCGGACGCCGACATGGACCAGACCGTCGACGCGCTGATCGGCGCCGGCTACGGCTCGGCCGGCGAGCGCTGCATGGCGATCTCGGTCGCGGTCCCGGTCGGCAAGACCACCGCCGACCGGCTGATGGAGAAACTGATTCCGCGCGTCGAGGCGCTGAAGATCGGGCCCTCGACCGATCCTTCCGCCGATTTCGGCCCGCTGGTCACCAAGGCGGCGCTGGAGCGCGTGAAGGATTACGTCGCGGTCGGCATCGAGGAGGGCGCTAAGCTGGCGGTCGACGGCCGCGGCTTCAAGATGCAGGGCTATGAGAACGGCTTTTATATGGGCGGCTGCCTGTTCGACAATGTCACCAAGGACATGCGGATCTACAAGGAAGAGATTTTCGGCCCCGTGCTCAGCGTGGTGCGCGCCCATGACTACGCCGAGGCGCTGGCGCTGCCGTCCGACCATGACTACGGCAACGGCGTGGCGATCTTCACCCGCGACGGCGACGCCGCGCGCGACTTCGCCGCCAAGGTCAATGTCGGCATGGTTGGTATCAATGTGCCGATCCCGGTGCCGATCGCCTACTACACCTTCGGCGGCTGGAAAAAATCCGGCTTCGGCGACCTCAACCAGCACGGCCCGGATTCGATCCGCTTCTACACCAAGACCAAGACCGTCACCGCACGCTGGCCGTCCGGCGTCAAGGAGGGCGCGGAATTCTCGATTCCGACGATGAACTAG
- a CDS encoding MFS transporter, with protein MISDWLSAALARRNVHYGWVMVGITFLTALVSAGAVGAPGVFIVPLQTEFGWSTAEISSALSIRFILFGLMAPFAAALMNRYGLRNVTLAALLIVSSSLLASLAMTKVWHLMLLWGVVVGIGTGMTALVLGATVATRWFAQRRGLVIGMLTASVATGQLVFLPLLASLTERMGWRAALAFVCVMMAVAALGVLLLMRDRPSDLGLRPFGDTSHEPIAPPPPNTAPIMAAALGTLRDAARTRVFWVLFFTFFICGASTNGLVQVHLIPLCADFNIPQVQAAGLLAAMGIFDFFGTILSGWLSDRYDNRYLLFWYYGLRGLSLLALPFTDFSFYGLSLFAVFYGLDWVATVPPTVRLTAQKFGPERANLVFGWIFAGHQLGAATAAFGAGLSRTVLSSYLPAFFIAGALCLVASLIILTIKRHPRVAAA; from the coding sequence ATGATTTCAGACTGGCTGTCGGCCGCCCTCGCCCGCCGTAACGTCCATTACGGCTGGGTGATGGTCGGCATCACCTTCCTGACCGCGCTGGTCTCGGCCGGCGCGGTCGGCGCGCCCGGCGTGTTCATCGTGCCGCTGCAGACGGAATTCGGCTGGAGCACCGCGGAGATTTCCTCGGCGCTGTCGATCCGCTTCATCCTGTTCGGGCTGATGGCGCCGTTCGCCGCGGCGCTGATGAACCGCTACGGGCTGCGCAATGTGACGCTGGCGGCGCTGCTGATCGTCAGTTCCAGCCTGCTGGCCTCGCTGGCGATGACCAAAGTCTGGCATCTGATGCTGCTGTGGGGCGTGGTGGTCGGGATCGGCACCGGGATGACCGCTTTGGTGCTCGGCGCCACGGTGGCGACGCGCTGGTTCGCGCAGCGCCGCGGGCTGGTGATCGGGATGTTGACCGCCAGCGTCGCCACCGGCCAATTGGTGTTCCTGCCGCTGCTGGCGAGCCTGACCGAGCGGATGGGCTGGCGCGCGGCGCTGGCCTTTGTCTGCGTGATGATGGCGGTGGCGGCGCTCGGCGTGCTGCTGCTGATGCGCGACCGGCCGAGCGACCTCGGGCTGCGGCCGTTCGGCGACACCAGCCATGAGCCGATCGCGCCGCCGCCGCCCAACACCGCGCCGATCATGGCCGCCGCCCTCGGCACGCTGCGCGACGCCGCCAGGACAAGGGTGTTCTGGGTGCTGTTCTTCACCTTCTTCATCTGCGGCGCCTCGACCAACGGGCTGGTGCAGGTCCATCTGATTCCGCTCTGCGCCGATTTCAACATCCCGCAGGTGCAGGCCGCCGGCCTGCTGGCGGCGATGGGAATTTTCGACTTCTTCGGCACCATCCTGTCGGGCTGGCTGTCGGACCGCTACGACAACCGCTATCTGCTGTTCTGGTATTACGGCCTGCGCGGATTGTCGCTGCTGGCGCTGCCGTTCACCGATTTCTCGTTTTACGGGCTGTCGCTGTTCGCAGTGTTTTATGGCCTCGACTGGGTCGCCACGGTGCCGCCGACGGTGCGGCTGACGGCGCAGAAATTCGGCCCCGAACGCGCCAATCTGGTGTTCGGCTGGATCTTCGCCGGCCATCAGCTCGGCGCCGCCACCGCCGCCTTCGGCGCCGGCCTGTCGCGCACCGTGCTGTCGAGCTATCTGCCGGCGTTCTTCATCGCCGGCGCGCTGTGCCTGGTGGCGTCGCTGATCATCCTCACCATCAAGCGGCATCCAAGGGTCGCGGCGGCTTAA